The Engraulis encrasicolus isolate BLACKSEA-1 chromosome 24, IST_EnEncr_1.0, whole genome shotgun sequence DNA window aaggTGTCTGCttctggacaccttaatttccctctggataataaatgatactctctactactctacgtCTCCCAGGTCGGAAGTATGCTTCTAACTATCTTATCATCAACCCCCTCCACCCAGGTCCCGACCTCAGAGGACATGTTCTGTTGCTATGGTCCGGTGGTACCCGATGGATACGGAGCCTGCTACAACCCCCAGCCAGGCTCCATTCTCTTCTCTGTATCGTCTTTCAGTGACAGCGACCTGACCTGCTCTGACTTGTTTGTGAAGGACCTAGAGGTTTGCCTGCTGGAGATGGAAGGTTTATGCTGTAAAAATGCTAGTGTTGTTTAGAATGTAGTTCCAGAGCTTTGTCTCCTgcactgtaaaaagagatctataggatttactcaatttaattggtgtaaggatttccacagtcctagatagagtattacgtacccctacatattcagttaagattaaccaattccagaagttctgttatactgaccacatcaaagtaaaaaatactggtaaaaatggggtaacatttactcatttcaggtagctttttatcaccacttgttactgttaaaaattggttaaaatttactcatttcatgtagctttttattaacacctattactgataaaaatgggttaacgtttactcatttcaggtagctttttattaccacttgttactgttaaaaattggttaaaatttactcatttcatggagccttttagtattactgcttatttatcaactgttaattattctgattactttattgctgtgttattctactctgagtaaaatattttaatactcttttcacctctggttaataggaataagaaaaacacaacaataaagtaatcagaataattactctgttgaaattgtactcaatcacaagtaaatgtaccattgaaagaatctacttaggtaaaaataaaaagtatatcatttaaaattaaaataaactttgagaaaaactaaaaagttactttttaacaatcagtgttttctgcctctactgtgttgtgcaaacgtccaccagggaaattacaattacaacaaacctgtgcatatcaaccaagatgttttatttaaagggatatcgccaacaggaaaatgtgaaaaatgagcagatacacaatgtttcagtttatctcacaaaaagtaaacaaacataaactacaggaccatttaattcacgagtttgccctggagtatggtaaccatagtcaataggcataattcgatgttagctggcctctgtcctgggacTCTGCAgagatcatgcggcacgagatccgcttccactccataagtgcaggggacatgtagctgggtgatccagtgagatgagggagtagggggaggtgctgggacaattaggatagcctttgcgcatgacaggggaaggagggatttaaatttacgcgaaggcggaagctagacatggcaactgtcaataactctcagacttcctccagaactaggtttatataaacaatatgtagaatttgtagcagtttttgacagaaatagtcaaattttgttccgttttcacttggttactgataaaggcacatcagtgtatactgttctaccattaaactgcacacataaaaaggataccagtttcttttaaaaaaggatatcagttccagtctatttggtgtccaggacaacagtttcaaacaaacgggctgctctacttttcaaagactaaatccaagaatactcagaattcgttttactctttgaggaagacatacagcagtgaaacatcagagtccaaccatactgataacattgcaaagatctcctacttattacaaaatcacttgtttagtggtaaatagttgggCTACGGGACAATTTAAACCgtcaggccactcagagaaaccattagcaattacagcatactgtatactggagaggccagtagagctgcaaactggctcacagagaccggaggtgctgtggacgttgaaggcacggtggatggtggcagggatgacccaggtgctgcaggcacagtgatgactggcagcatggtggggagtggcacggatgacccaggcgctgcaggcacggtgatggctggcggcacggatgacccaaaaggtggatggtggcagggacaacccagagcatggcagtatggtggaaagagctgctgcaccgaatggagggacttcagggatgggcacagtgaagtcctcaaccttttcaggattgtcctccactgtgatgaccctttaacaataacacatactgattactacatatgcgagcgaaatacagtatgccaaaaagagtaaaaagataatggacagaaaaacaacgtacagtgcctgtatttatatgcccagtatctcctctcgttcctcttcaggaccatcatctcaggtgtgaccacagaacactgtcgccttctttcatcaggctgcccttctcccgctcctgggtcttctcaatgttgtcagttgtcatgcacctgaacacaaccctgtgacaagatacactattaagaatactcattggttaaactttttttctttaaaggtacattctagtgtctgttttggtcatctgtctagagctgaaaaagtaaaggggttgagttattagtgacagttgtgaccaatccacagtgtatttgccctctacacagctcttgacagcttcacatagaagttaagtcatcagactgctcacgcattgttgactcaaacacacacacagacagtgcagaccctaaagagagatgacctgccgtccttttttttaaatagagaccctaaaaagaacacttgttacgctattctacgggaataggctgtttcagaacataggagtttgtttcaagaaatttaagaacgtccggactgaggccaccataaggaatgagcggtgcccacttcatatctgaagttaacgtgaccatccatttgcttatttcagaaataacacctggctagtttctttacaaatgtgcatacatggtccattgtgctccaacaatgagagcgcagcttgattatgtcacatctgtatgcaaacagtaaagggatctattgacctcaaaggtgcactgtgaaatgtatttggcagtctcgttCCATATTTCAATGCGggcccagtcataaatctttttcactgattcttaccaccaccatcaaattcaaaatattctctatgactgcgcaaattgcaatattagttataatagtactaactgtaaatatgagtttattatttagtagagGTGCTCcaattgctcggctgccgatcatgaccggccgataatggccaaaaatagcctgatcggtgatcggaaaaacatgccgatcaaaaaaccgatcgagagatattaaattcctcacgcaaccatttgcctttacacctggcgctgcatgtaggcgctggctctgcacagctgcaactgcaccaaaagaaggcatctttgcttgtctataacttttcgccattccccccttcatttccaccattcataaccatatctgcatcaacaatgatctgattttccgatccatgcgccgtttacctgacaatgtaatttgcgattgagtactcgccagtgagccatgttacgttataacctgtgtagttgccttggtcagcacgcgacaacttcacgttgtcagcacaaacatgtcaattattgttttcaaagttgtaattggcagtcagtcgattagtttgatagtcgctgaaacaccaaacggcgacagatgtggttaaaacttgagagagagattcagaacggtagtggagcactgcaactgtggacggtgacagagaggggaggggctctcctcacgaggctgctcatttaaagcgacaggttgtttttttctcgcatgtggaagactatttgatgtaatgtttcagtttcaattcaatcttaaatagtttagttattctatgcaataacttatacattgattaatactgtagactgtattaccaacactagtctgaaagataataataataataatcataataataataataataataataataataataataataataatagcctaataatagacatgtgcaaattaagattgattggtttatgggcagaaatggtattcaataaggataattaataggctattaaaaaaaataggaaatcatttttgtgatcggcaatgatcggtaatcggcagataaagatttttggtgatcggtatcggtgatcggacccaaaaaatggtgatcggagcacctctattagttagttgcaaaatctactctgccaccatcctacacagtgcacagtgcaacaaggacagcaagcctgagtgagtgaaaatggctattcataaacaaataacatgacagtgttatggcctttaagtctgtttatttttcttcagtcggcgacttaccctgttccagaatgacttcaggacaaccatgcatataaaagatgcaacaccactacctgaaacacatattaaaagcacataacaattaagttacaagtaagtcattcttggtcattaatatgacttgccacacaccacataggctgtagcttacatgagaggtaagcagttaccgccttttctcaactcctgcagtaggcagaagcagaacaccttcattgtgcacaaaacattgtgaataatttgacatggataaagtttaagaagttgtaagcttacttttacactcgattcttatgtaaacatttctactccttgcaatatccgttttgaagcatttgtttcactttttatactagttatgaaaatataggctaccggtatcttttcgttggactgcccttcctaatgtcaaacgtcatcacttcggtacaactgaagtgtgtggtaactgcggagaccagcgagagagagagagagagagagagagagagagagagagagagagagagagagagagagagagagagagagagagaagggctgtgcttatggaacctgcgcgtgtctgATCATAGCGAGTCCTTCGACTATGAAAGCAACTATCAAACGATCGTTGTCAAAACTAACACTGAGGTTgagtttgcaacgtccaacaaaaaataactgacttcatgTTAGGTGATGTTATGACCGTGGATGATCACATTGGGAGGTCCCTCGCCCAAAAACCTCTCACCACTACTCAGAGtaacataagggcgtgttggtctaggactacttactatgatacatttacaacaaactaatcaatgtctcctcgcaatgttaacggattgatcctttgttagcgtttatGCTCAGCAGGATTTAGCATGTATAGGAtagcgttgtttaaaaagttatttgatgatcgattcctctcgctccccctctccctcccagtaacacaggcaggcacccggcatgcacacaccgtctgtctcgctccccatcttcaaactgtcattcaaactaagaatgtctacgattatgattaataatacaaaaaagtctttagttgactcggcacggaggcatcccagaatgatgactgtttacgcacactgctttgacagttgatatgaagcatttcgtcgcgcatttcattgatttgaaaacttggtgaccataggaatttacacattttcaaaacaacattcaaagaggacGATTCGCGACTGGAACTGTTGAAAGACTTACGATGAAGGATTCAGTGACCAGCTACAAACGCccgttccatgttgaatggatttattgaggcgaatgaaatagtgaagtaatgtgccgttcgtagtctgtctacgagcacagtcctttaggtgcatgtaacttgtaagattatcacactacagccttgtgtgaaagcaaaaaaggaggctttcttgtagaattttctcctccgtgctttcgcgtgatgcagagcatcaagtggcagtggcagcgcaaACAGTGGATGGAACAGTCGGCAACAATAtagaacgacacacgaggtcaggtcaccaccagcagccagtcccagtctgcgcgccaaaaatagccaacatttgagaatggaaaaaaactcggctgcagtgggtttcattctacaacattttgaaattggtagtgctatccgttcatcttgaacacagggcatacttgttgccttttccaaacgaagtttgaacggcagcttacatggtccattgacctgtctgtctgccctttgcgttgctgatagcagctgcctgagtcacagtcagacagttacgagccaactacaactctagcgtgatttagtttccttttgatcattgttcatgttttgtatcccatgtttaatgcacgagatggccagcttaccttctgaatttgtctcgtccattggaagttaacttcatCCACTGCGAGGCTTGCCACAGTCGCCGGTTGATTCTTCATTCAATGAAGTCCCAGAAAGCAATGCGCATTGcgggccttaaccaatttcaataggtagttttgacagagacggtttggatcatactagccaatagtattagttaccgtgttggaatgtaaattgggtaaagtttagtcatttataggtagtttcgacactagccattagtattagttatagcgtatgaatgcaaatgaggtatagtttagtcatttctcaccagtactaagtcctactccttatttataggtagagtgagtatattatactccttgcatcagagtaacctcagcaacctaatttgttggggtaaaaaatatcatttttttgtcagtgaaatgtactgcccctcaaaatcctttttatcaGTGTGGTGACTGGAAGTGGATATTCTGTGGTGAGCAGGCCCACCTCCAGTGATCCAGACATGTAGCTCCAGGTTCAGGCCACCGCACATCGGGTCCAACAATTGTTTGTCAGCGTTGATTATTTGAATCCATTGTTGAATCCACCTGCTACTATGCTACTATACTACTTGTTTGCTGCATAAAGTGTGCTGCCAGTGTCTGCTGCCAGGGGTAACCAACATTGTGCTGATGTGCGGTGGCCTTTCCCTAACATCAGTCCAGAACTGAAATGTATTGGGAAAGGTTCCAAAAATAAGTCTTGTCACTTTTTACTCAGAATGTACTTTTTGAAAGACCAGCAGAGTTGGGCAGTGATAGTTATAGTAATAAttaagtaataatagtaataaagttATAGTTCAGCACAATGTATTGCATCCAGCAGAGAAGCTTTAACAACAACTGAGTTTTTTATGTCCTTCCAACCCTGTAACATTATATAAAATtccgacagtttattattttattaatattatgaGAAACTTATTGGCTGTGGCATCAGCCTTCCGTAGCTCCTCTTAAAGTGCCAGTGGTATCTATCCAGTACATATGATTTAGCACTATACACTTGTGTACTTGAGCAGAGTACCTTTGGAAGAAGACATTTGATGACCTCAACTCTTCAGCCATGGCCAAAGGGACGTTTGAATCAAAATATGTTTACGGCCTAAATGCACTTTAATGTACAGTATCTTACATAGATTTGAGCACATTGATTGAGCACAGCTTTTTTTTTGCTCTAGTTGCTATTGTCAGTTTGTGAGGATTCTCTGTGAGTAAAGTCACATGTGAGGAACACTCTGATTTTAAACAGAATGGTAGGAGTACTGGGCACGAGTCATGTGAACTCTTTATTTATTCCAAATGTGGCCGTCTTTTGGGAATATTTCAGTTTCAGAACACTATTCCACACATGTAAACGCAATATTCCTGAACTTGTTTAAAACAGAAAGCCtactgacaatattccatttgaaacCGGAACATTCTGTGCATATAAATGTGTTTCACTGATACCTTTGTCTGTGAGGACTGTTATTTTTTCATTGATCCAGGTCGTAAGTTGTAAGTAACTGGTTTGaacttccttttcttcttcagaGTCCCTTTCAACTCCTGTGAGTCGCTGTCACCTGATTTTGTTTAATGTTTTCTTCAATGTTAATGCTGGTCTTCGGTGTAAACAGACAGGAACAGATAGTAGTAGTAAAATCACCTTTCTTTACTGAAGCAGGTAATCTGGAAAAGGATAAGCTTACATCATATTCGGCAAACAAGATACACTCTCTGCAGTGCAATTACTTGTTATAACTTATTTGGCTTAACCATGTGGCCTCCCAGGGATGGCAAGACTGAAAGTGCTTGGGTCAAATATATATACATGTGGAATAGCTGCATGAAAGCTCTGTTGTATgaatttatttctgtctttcttttttgctctcATAATTCTCTATGCAACATTCTACCTGCACTTTTCAGTTAATGTGAATTTTACAACAGTTTCACAAgaataataatatggtaatagcAATAGTCTAGTGATTAAAATATCTGTATTGCTAGTTCATGTTGCAAATGTCATAATAGATATCATTAGTATATATTGTTATACAGATTGTGCTGAACAGTGATGTGAAAATTTGTGAAAAGTCAAACGTGCGTATCAAatcttttttatgtattttttttcctttgaagAAATATTTTCATATTTTGCCTAATGCTGAGTGTGGGTAACATTTGTGTGTCATCCAAATGATCTAGGAATAATAACAATTGTGCTTTGTAATGCAAAAAGGGAAAATAGCAAAAGCCTTTGTATTGTATCCACTTAAAGCACATAATTCTTAATAGTGTTGTGTGTTAGTAAACAGACTATATTTTTTGGACTCAAAAGTATAAATATAGATATAATGTGGAAATATTcttagtatatacagtatatcacgaaagtgaatacacccctcacagttttgcagatttttgagtatatcttttcctaggaaagcattacagaaatttcactttgacacaatgattagtgaccttttaacaacatatttaaccgcttaaatttcttgttcactcagaaaaaaacgaaatacagccaataatgttagaacatgtactcacaaaagtgagtacaccccagattaaaatccggtagagaatgggctgtgttggctcgaatcgtctcgaattgaaaagggattaaaacggaggtcatcagtgtgtgtttcaacctttctttgcattgaacttttacattttgagtctgcatctggcttaaatagattggtgtgagatttgaatgcaatcctatggagaatagcaggatctgcttcagttgtcacagtgcatgatgacatgcatgtttcttttaggtgtatttcagattgccaatattgacagcattcatgcatccccaaactatgtcagtcccactgccatgcttggctatggagaggatacaacttttttgtaaaactcacttgtttaccaccacacatgcttgacaccatctaaagcaaatgtgtttatcttggtctcaagagagatgaacagaccaaggatatggatcactggaaccatgtcgtgtgatctgaagagaccaagataaacaaatatactttagatggtgtcaagcatgtgtggtggtaaacaagtgagttttacaaaaaggtgtatcctctccatagtcaagcatggtagtgggactgacatggtttggggatgcatgaatgctgtcaacattggcaatctgaaatacacctaaaagaaacatgcatgtcatcatgcactgtgaccacTGAATCAGATCCTGaaattctccataggattgcattcaaatctcacaccaatctatttaagccagatgcagactcaaaatgtaaaagttcaatgtaaagaaaggttgaaacgcacactgatgacctcccttttcatcccttttcatttcgtttcaattcgagacgattcgagccaacacagccccttctctactggattttaatctggggtgtactcacttttgtgagtacatgttcaaacattaatggctgtattttgtttttttctgagtgaacaagaaatttaagcggttaaatatgttgttaaaaggtcactaatcattgtgtcaaagtgaaatttctgtaatgctttcctatgaaaagatatactcaaaaatctgcacaactgtgaggggtgtattcactttcgtgatatactgtagtatttATGGTTTGACAGGTGTCCATATTATGCATCATTTGTCTGggaaagtaatgtaatgtaatgtaacagaaaAAAAGGATAATTACTTATTTTTGTTAACAAATATTACATTGTTGTGCTGCTCAGTTTAATAACAACTAAAAATGAAATTATGATAATAAAAAAATACCCCTTGTTTCACTCTGTATCACTTTGTTACACAGCAAGAAGTCAATTTGCTGAGGTcaggttgatggcttgtgaccattcATCTTCCTCTTGATCACCTTCCAGAGGTTTTCAATGGGGCATGGGCCAGGAGTTTGGGCTGGCTATgacagggtattgatctggtggtcctccatccacaccttgaTTGACTAAACTGTGTGGCTTGGAGCATTGCCCTGGAGGCAAGGAAGCAAGTTTTTGTCCAAGATAACTCTGCATGTGGCTTCAGTAGCGTGTCCTTAgcaacagtgttaattttgtcgactagactaagactaaatatattagtcgactaaccttttgagagtttaatcgactaaattctgactaacaaaaatgatctgtgaaagactaaaacgagactaaaatgt harbors:
- the LOC134441356 gene encoding YLP motif-containing protein 1-like → MMVLKRNERRYWAYKYRHWSSQWRTILKRLRTSLCPSLKSLHSVQQLFPPYCHALGCPCHHPPFGSSVPPAITVPAAPGSSVPLPTMLPVITVPAAPGSSLPPSTVPSTSTAPPVSVSQFAALLASPVYSML